A genomic stretch from Flavobacterium nitratireducens includes:
- the arsC gene encoding arsenate reductase (glutaredoxin) (This arsenate reductase requires both glutathione and glutaredoxin to convert arsenate to arsenite, after which the efflux transporter formed by ArsA and ArsB can extrude the arsenite from the cell, providing resistance.) has translation MIEVYHNPHCGKSRNCLAFLENANQEYTIIKYLEETPSTDELTSVLTKLKLKPIDLIRQKEKIWIENYKNQEMTDEAIIQAMVNHPILIERPIIIKGNEAIIARDMDKIEAFFS, from the coding sequence ATGATTGAAGTATATCATAATCCACATTGTGGAAAATCAAGAAATTGTTTGGCTTTTTTAGAAAATGCAAATCAAGAATATACAATTATTAAATATCTAGAAGAAACTCCTAGTACTGATGAACTTACATCAGTATTAACAAAGCTAAAATTGAAACCTATAGATCTTATTCGTCAAAAAGAAAAAATCTGGATTGAAAATTACAAAAATCAAGAAATGACAGATGAAGCTATTATTCAAGCAATGGTCAATCATCCTATTTTAATTGAAAGACCTATCATCATCAAAGGAAACGAAGCCATAATTGCTCGCGATATGGATAAAATTGAAGCTTTCTTTAGTTAA
- a CDS encoding CPBP family intramembrane glutamic endopeptidase encodes MFIEQSIRKDNPFWKYLLGSAIIIGMSFIGQLPLIIAIMTKTMTTGESYPMTQEAVMHFLESNLTLFLLLLSFVFAFAAIVFVVKFFHKQTMLSVTTSRDKVDWGRIGFSFGIWASISIVSTLVYYFLNPDLYIVDFKPLPFAVLVLIAVVLIPFQTSSEEYIFRGYLMQGFGNLAKNKWFPLVMTSLIFGAMHYLNPEVDKIGNLIFVYYIGTGLFLGIITLMDDGMELALGFHAANNLIGALLVTSDWSAFQTYSIFKDMSEPRAGLDIILPVVLIYPLLLLIFSRKYKWSNWKQKLFGSIDTIF; translated from the coding sequence ATGTTTATAGAGCAAAGTATTCGAAAAGACAATCCATTTTGGAAGTATCTATTGGGTTCAGCAATAATTATTGGAATGTCTTTTATAGGTCAGCTTCCACTTATAATCGCTATTATGACCAAAACGATGACAACAGGCGAAAGTTATCCAATGACACAAGAAGCAGTGATGCATTTTTTAGAATCAAATTTGACTCTTTTCTTATTATTACTCTCTTTTGTTTTTGCATTTGCTGCGATTGTTTTTGTTGTAAAATTTTTCCATAAACAAACGATGCTTTCGGTTACAACCTCCCGAGACAAAGTTGACTGGGGTAGAATTGGCTTTTCTTTCGGAATTTGGGCCTCCATATCAATTGTTTCTACATTAGTGTATTATTTTTTAAATCCTGATTTGTACATTGTAGATTTTAAACCGCTTCCTTTTGCTGTTTTAGTGCTTATTGCTGTTGTTTTAATCCCTTTTCAGACCAGTTCAGAAGAATATATTTTTAGAGGATATTTGATGCAGGGATTTGGTAATTTGGCTAAAAATAAATGGTTTCCATTAGTGATGACTTCGCTAATATTTGGAGCTATGCATTATTTAAATCCTGAAGTTGATAAGATTGGAAACCTAATATTTGTCTATTATATTGGTACAGGATTGTTTTTAGGAATCATCACATTGATGGACGACGGAATGGAGTTGGCACTAGGTTTTCATGCCGCTAATAATTTAATAGGAGCTTTGTTGGTTACCTCAGATTGGTCTGCTTTTCAAACCTATTCTATATTTAAAGACATGTCAGAACCTCGTGCAGGCTTAGATATTATTCTGCCAGTAGTCTTGATTTACCCTTTACTTTTACTTATATTTAGTAGAAAATACAAATGGAGTAATTGGAAACAAAAGTTATTTGGTTCAATCGATACTATTTTCTAG
- a CDS encoding AMP-binding protein, with protein sequence MKKVIYKNIHNYFKFNGVHLNGEELRVAAYYFIKEGDEHEKALGEFLLDWFDDNWYIDLQTSGTTGVPKIIRKSKQALVNSALATGDFFGLKPGDTALCCLPVQFIAGKMMLVRSFILGLEIDIVPPSSTPLTLLNKKYDFVAMVPMQVQNSFHDLHKVNQLIVGGAKMDSSLEQKLVGLKTKVYETYGMTETITHIAAKRVGETAFSILPNVRISQDDNECLVIDAPLVSEERLFTNDLVQMINENQFILLGRIDNVVNSGGVKLIPEKIEEKLSNSISSRFFVGGIPDAVLGEKLVLVIESNNKDFDDTIFHLLEKYEKPKALFFVPEFETTESGKIKRKAILKSLV encoded by the coding sequence ATGAAAAAGGTTATCTATAAAAACATTCATAATTATTTTAAATTCAACGGAGTTCACTTAAATGGTGAGGAATTAAGAGTGGCGGCTTATTACTTTATTAAGGAAGGCGATGAGCATGAAAAAGCGCTGGGGGAATTTTTATTGGATTGGTTTGATGATAATTGGTATATCGATTTGCAAACATCGGGTACCACAGGAGTTCCAAAGATTATTCGAAAAAGCAAACAAGCTCTTGTGAATTCAGCCTTAGCTACGGGTGATTTTTTTGGTTTAAAACCAGGTGATACGGCTTTATGTTGTTTGCCTGTTCAGTTCATTGCTGGTAAGATGATGTTGGTGAGAAGTTTTATTTTAGGTTTAGAAATTGATATTGTTCCACCTAGTTCGACTCCATTAACTTTATTGAATAAAAAATATGATTTTGTTGCAATGGTGCCTATGCAAGTTCAAAACTCTTTTCATGATTTGCACAAAGTTAACCAACTTATTGTGGGTGGCGCTAAAATGGATAGTAGTTTAGAGCAAAAATTAGTAGGTTTAAAAACTAAGGTTTATGAAACCTATGGTATGACCGAAACCATAACACATATAGCAGCAAAGCGAGTGGGAGAAACAGCATTTTCGATATTACCCAATGTGCGTATTTCGCAAGATGACAATGAATGTTTGGTTATAGATGCACCGTTGGTGAGCGAAGAGCGATTGTTTACTAACGATTTAGTCCAGATGATAAATGAAAACCAATTTATTCTTTTAGGACGTATTGATAATGTGGTTAATAGTGGCGGTGTCAAATTGATTCCTGAAAAAATTGAGGAAAAATTGAGCAATAGTATTTCTTCTCGTTTTTTTGTTGGAGGTATTCCAGACGCTGTTTTAGGCGAAAAATTAGTTTTAGTTATAGAAAGTAACAATAAAGATTTTGACGATACAATATTTCATTTGTTAGAAAAATATGAAAAGCCAAAAGCTTTGTTTTTCGTCCCTGAATTTGAAACTACTGAAAGCGGAAAAATTAAGCGTAAAGCGATTTTAAAATCTTTAGTTTAA
- a CDS encoding Crp/Fnr family transcriptional regulator: MRGITTECTNCINTNCFIKKHIHLEKMQDFVLEKTNYTCKKGQQFMIEGAPMQGLYFIHKGKVKVLKTGIYGKEQIVRLTTDGDTLGFRGFGTTNRYLIAASAIEDTVLCNFSNNVMHAILKSIPEFTYDMMLFYAEELNKSENRVKKIAQMNVRERVIDILLYLHKKFGHTNNLLNINLSRKEIADFAGTTDEQVTRILSSLKKEGVIKIVNKKIGILQLNKLNAEIAEHK, encoded by the coding sequence ATGAGAGGAATTACTACTGAATGTACAAACTGCATCAACACAAATTGTTTTATTAAAAAGCACATACATCTAGAAAAAATGCAGGATTTTGTTTTAGAAAAAACAAATTATACTTGCAAAAAAGGGCAACAATTCATGATTGAAGGCGCTCCTATGCAAGGTTTGTATTTTATCCATAAAGGAAAGGTAAAGGTTTTAAAAACGGGAATTTACGGCAAAGAACAAATTGTTCGCCTTACTACTGATGGAGATACTTTAGGCTTTAGAGGATTTGGAACCACGAATCGCTATCTAATTGCGGCTTCGGCAATTGAAGATACTGTTTTATGCAATTTTAGTAACAATGTAATGCACGCCATCCTAAAATCAATTCCTGAATTTACTTATGATATGATGTTATTCTATGCCGAAGAACTGAACAAAAGTGAAAACAGAGTGAAAAAAATTGCTCAAATGAATGTTCGCGAAAGAGTAATCGACATCCTTTTGTATTTGCATAAAAAATTCGGACACACTAACAACTTACTCAATATCAACTTATCAAGAAAAGAAATTGCTGATTTTGCTGGTACAACCGATGAACAAGTAACTCGTATACTTTCGAGTCTAAAAAAAGAAGGTGTAATTAAAATCGTTAATAAAAAAATTGGAATCTTACAGCTCAACAAATTGAATGCTGAAATCGCCGAACACAAATAA
- a CDS encoding HAD family hydrolase: MKYKCIIFDCDGVLVDSEAISIGTLVEMAKSHGASIDLDYAHQLFLGKSLEFCFDYIAGLAQKKLPENFEEEFRKRTFEAFQKELQPIKGIHDLLAKINIPIAVASNGPADKIRLNLTTTQLIDKFEGNIFSAYDINSWKPNPELYLHAAKIMGFDVKDCVIIEDSPAGVQAALSGGFDVFGFTNHANFDALQQMNIPLFDDMTQLNLLLH; the protein is encoded by the coding sequence ATGAAATACAAATGCATCATTTTTGATTGTGACGGTGTATTGGTAGATAGCGAAGCTATTTCCATAGGTACATTAGTTGAAATGGCAAAATCTCATGGAGCTAGTATTGATCTAGATTACGCACATCAATTATTCTTGGGGAAATCGCTTGAATTTTGTTTTGACTACATTGCTGGTTTGGCTCAAAAAAAATTACCTGAAAATTTTGAGGAAGAATTTCGAAAACGAACTTTTGAGGCTTTTCAAAAAGAATTACAACCTATTAAAGGAATTCATGATTTGTTAGCCAAAATAAACATACCAATTGCCGTTGCATCAAATGGTCCAGCTGATAAAATAAGACTCAACTTAACAACCACCCAACTGATTGATAAATTTGAGGGTAATATATTTAGTGCTTACGACATCAATAGCTGGAAACCCAATCCTGAATTATATTTACATGCCGCAAAAATCATGGGATTTGACGTCAAAGACTGTGTCATTATCGAAGACAGTCCTGCAGGAGTCCAGGCAGCTTTGAGTGGTGGATTTGATGTTTTTGGATTTACTAATCATGCTAATTTTGATGCTTTACAGCAAATGAATATTCCGCTTTTTGACGATATGACACAACTTAACTTACTTTTACACTAA
- a CDS encoding HAD family hydrolase produces the protein MKYKAVLFDLDGTLVNSLKDIADSINFVLQESNLPTHSYEVVNNFIGSGLHVLVTKALPTTHQDSETITKTFGAMMTIYGKNCTNKTIAYDGVMELLYSLKAKNIKLAILSNKADELTKKIGNTLFPNYFEIVMGLKSESTKKPNPIAALEISAALGCKPEEILYVGDSGIDMQTAKNARMFAVGVLWGYRPKEELVAEGAQALIEHPLELLKLL, from the coding sequence ATGAAATACAAAGCCGTACTATTTGACCTAGACGGGACCCTAGTCAACTCATTAAAAGACATTGCCGATTCTATTAACTTTGTTCTTCAAGAAAGTAATTTACCCACACATAGCTATGAAGTTGTTAATAATTTCATTGGCAGCGGACTGCATGTTTTAGTTACAAAAGCCCTTCCAACTACTCATCAAGATAGCGAAACAATCACAAAAACTTTCGGGGCGATGATGACCATTTACGGGAAAAATTGCACTAACAAAACCATTGCTTATGATGGAGTCATGGAATTATTATACTCACTAAAAGCAAAAAATATCAAACTTGCCATTTTATCGAATAAGGCAGATGAATTAACTAAGAAAATTGGGAACACCTTATTCCCAAACTATTTCGAAATCGTTATGGGATTGAAAAGTGAATCAACGAAAAAACCTAATCCGATTGCAGCTCTTGAAATCAGTGCTGCTTTGGGTTGTAAACCAGAAGAAATACTGTATGTAGGCGATTCTGGAATAGACATGCAAACTGCTAAAAACGCCCGTATGTTTGCTGTGGGAGTTCTTTGGGGTTATCGACCAAAAGAGGAATTAGTAGCAGAAGGAGCGCAAGCCCTTATTGAACATCCGTTAGAATTACTGAAACTTTTATAA